A genomic segment from Nocardia cyriacigeorgica GUH-2 encodes:
- a CDS encoding class I adenylate-forming enzyme family protein — protein MNLSTLPDRRAAQHPTAPALADDHTALDNAGFLDAVCRAAGTLRAHGVGAGDVVAVMLPNTVDLVVTLFAAWRLGAAVTPLNPGLVAEEVAYQVADSAAAALVVAHPLDTIVDVPVVLPVEALAEGAATDAIEVPADALALLIYTSGTTGRPKGVMLDHANLNAMCAMVIEAFGLTSADRSLLVLPLFHVNGIVVSTLSPLLVGASTTIAGRFSAQTFFDRLERSAATYFSAVPTIYTMLADLPGDVRPDTSAVRFAICGAAPASVELLEKFESRYRIPIIEGYGLSEGTCASTVNPLTGRRKPGTVGLPLPGQRVRIVDPDGAEAGPGETGEVLIAGPNVMRGYLNRPQETARTVVDGWLRTGDVGRFDEDGYLVLVDRAKDMIIRGGENIYPKEIEAVVYQLPEIATAAVVGRGHAVYGEEPVLYVALNSGAHLDEQRIHDHLSASLSKYKRPVEITILDALPVNAVGKLDKPALRQLIRAER, from the coding sequence ATGAACCTGTCCACGCTGCCCGATCGCCGCGCCGCGCAGCATCCGACCGCGCCCGCCCTCGCCGACGATCACACCGCACTCGACAACGCCGGGTTCCTGGACGCGGTATGCCGCGCCGCGGGCACCTTGCGCGCGCACGGGGTCGGCGCGGGTGACGTCGTCGCGGTGATGCTGCCCAACACCGTGGACCTGGTCGTCACGCTGTTCGCCGCCTGGCGCCTCGGTGCGGCGGTGACCCCGTTGAACCCGGGCCTGGTTGCCGAGGAGGTCGCCTATCAGGTCGCGGATTCGGCCGCGGCCGCGCTGGTCGTCGCCCACCCGCTCGACACCATTGTCGACGTGCCGGTGGTGTTGCCGGTCGAAGCGCTCGCCGAGGGTGCGGCCACGGATGCGATCGAGGTCCCGGCCGACGCTCTCGCCCTGCTCATCTACACCAGCGGCACGACCGGCAGGCCGAAAGGGGTGATGCTCGACCACGCCAATCTGAACGCGATGTGCGCCATGGTGATCGAGGCCTTCGGGTTGACCTCGGCCGACCGCAGCCTGCTCGTGCTGCCGCTGTTCCACGTCAACGGCATCGTGGTCAGTACGCTCTCGCCGCTGCTGGTGGGCGCGAGCACCACCATCGCAGGCCGGTTCAGCGCGCAGACGTTCTTCGACCGGCTCGAGCGCAGCGCCGCCACGTATTTCTCGGCGGTGCCGACGATCTACACCATGCTCGCCGACCTGCCGGGCGATGTGCGCCCGGATACCTCCGCGGTGCGGTTCGCGATCTGCGGTGCGGCGCCGGCGAGCGTGGAGTTGCTGGAGAAGTTCGAATCCCGTTACCGCATCCCGATCATCGAGGGCTATGGGTTGTCGGAGGGGACGTGCGCCAGCACGGTCAATCCACTGACCGGGCGCCGCAAGCCGGGCACGGTGGGCCTTCCGTTGCCCGGTCAGCGGGTGCGCATCGTCGACCCGGACGGTGCGGAGGCCGGTCCGGGGGAGACCGGTGAGGTGCTGATCGCCGGACCGAATGTGATGCGCGGCTATCTGAATCGCCCGCAGGAGACGGCGCGCACCGTCGTCGACGGCTGGTTGCGCACCGGTGACGTCGGCCGTTTCGATGAGGACGGCTACCTGGTGCTGGTCGATCGCGCCAAGGACATGATCATCCGCGGCGGGGAGAACATCTACCCGAAGGAAATCGAGGCCGTCGTCTACCAGTTGCCCGAGATCGCCACCGCGGCGGTCGTGGGCCGCGGCCACGCCGTCTACGGCGAGGAGCCGGTGCTGTACGTGGCGCTGAATTCCGGCGCGCACCTCGACGAGCAGCGCATCCACGACCATCTCAGCGCGTCGCTGTCGAAATACAAGCGGCCCGTGGAGATCACGATTCTCGACGCCCTGCCCGTCAACGCGGTCGGCAAGCTCGACAAACCGGCACTGCGGCAGCTGATCCGCGCCGAGCGTTAG
- a CDS encoding DUF3556 domain-containing protein: protein MGFTTPDLPAVDPDEFLRKPLMERMRILALDWAENGFGSPKMVHCVYIAKLIVLYAIGGITLATATSGLPAFWHVTEWWNQPIVYQKLIIWTVLLEAIGVAGSWGPLAGKVKPMTGGILFWARPGTIRLRPWAWVPGTNGDRRTWFDVVLYLALLVSLFVALVRPGVITASMAAALPDNTSGLVNPVLVAAPIALLILNGLRDKTIFLAARGEQYLPALVFFATLPFVDMIIALKLLIVIVWLGAGFSKFGLHFSNVVPPMVSNSPSMPVKAIKRAHYRKFPTDMRPSRVAGFLAHVGGTTVEIVTPLVLLFSTNAYLTVAAVAMMVIFHLFIISTFPLAVPLEWNLLFAYASVFLFLGFPNAGGYAPWDMSAPWLLAVIVAALVFFPILGNLRPDKVSFLPSMRQYAGNWASAIWTFAPGTEAKLDRVTRSAKNQIDQFVEFGYEPAWAEITLQKTIAWRSMHSQARGLFSLLLSRLPDIDARTVREAEFLCNSIIGFNFGDAHLHGPEMIRAVQDEARFEPGECVIAWVESEAFGSGIQRYLLIDAALGVIERGSWKVADAVAEQPWLPNGPIPLQVSWTCAAAGEAQSPRQDDFGVVA, encoded by the coding sequence ATGGGTTTCACGACACCGGATCTGCCCGCGGTGGATCCTGACGAATTCTTGCGCAAACCGCTCATGGAACGCATGCGCATCCTCGCGCTCGACTGGGCCGAAAACGGTTTCGGTTCACCGAAAATGGTGCACTGCGTCTATATCGCGAAACTGATCGTGCTCTACGCCATCGGCGGGATCACGCTCGCGACCGCGACCTCCGGGCTGCCCGCGTTCTGGCATGTCACCGAATGGTGGAACCAGCCGATCGTCTATCAGAAGCTCATCATCTGGACCGTCCTGCTCGAAGCGATCGGCGTGGCCGGCTCCTGGGGTCCGCTGGCGGGCAAGGTGAAGCCGATGACCGGCGGCATCCTGTTCTGGGCCCGGCCGGGCACCATCCGGCTGCGGCCATGGGCGTGGGTGCCGGGCACCAACGGTGACCGGCGGACCTGGTTCGATGTGGTGCTCTATCTCGCGCTGCTGGTGAGCCTGTTCGTGGCGTTGGTGCGGCCCGGGGTGATCACCGCGTCGATGGCGGCGGCACTACCGGACAACACCTCGGGGCTGGTGAATCCCGTTCTGGTGGCAGCGCCGATCGCCCTGCTGATCCTGAACGGCTTGCGTGACAAGACGATTTTCCTCGCGGCTCGTGGCGAACAGTATCTGCCCGCGCTGGTCTTCTTCGCGACGCTGCCTTTCGTGGACATGATCATCGCGCTGAAATTGCTGATCGTGATCGTGTGGCTGGGCGCCGGGTTCTCCAAATTCGGCCTGCATTTCTCGAATGTGGTGCCGCCCATGGTGAGCAACAGCCCGTCGATGCCGGTCAAGGCGATCAAGCGCGCGCACTACCGGAAGTTCCCGACCGATATGCGGCCGTCGCGGGTCGCCGGTTTCCTGGCCCATGTCGGCGGCACCACCGTCGAGATCGTGACTCCGCTGGTCCTGCTGTTCTCCACGAACGCCTACCTGACCGTGGCCGCCGTCGCCATGATGGTGATCTTCCACCTGTTCATCATCTCGACTTTCCCGCTGGCGGTGCCGCTGGAATGGAATCTGCTGTTCGCCTACGCGTCGGTGTTTTTGTTCCTCGGTTTCCCCAATGCCGGCGGCTATGCGCCCTGGGACATGTCGGCGCCGTGGCTGCTCGCGGTGATCGTCGCGGCGCTGGTGTTCTTCCCGATTCTGGGTAACCTGCGTCCCGACAAGGTGTCGTTCCTGCCTTCCATGCGGCAGTACGCGGGCAACTGGGCGTCGGCGATCTGGACCTTCGCACCCGGTACCGAGGCGAAACTCGATCGGGTGACCCGTTCGGCGAAGAATCAGATCGACCAGTTCGTCGAGTTCGGCTACGAACCCGCGTGGGCGGAGATCACCTTGCAGAAGACCATTGCCTGGCGCAGTATGCACAGCCAGGCGCGCGGGTTGTTCTCGCTGCTGCTGTCGCGGCTGCCCGATATCGACGCCCGGACCGTGCGCGAGGCCGAATTCCTGTGCAACTCGATCATCGGGTTCAACTTCGGTGACGCGCATCTGCACGGGCCGGAGATGATTCGCGCGGTCCAGGACGAGGCGCGGTTCGAGCCGGGCGAATGCGTGATCGCGTGGGTCGAGTCGGAGGCGTTCGGCAGCGGTATCCAGCGCTACCTGCTGATCGATGCGGCGCTCGGAGTGATCGAGCGCGGCTCGTGGAAGGTCGCCGACGCCGTCGCCGAGCAGCCGTGGCTGCCCAATGGGCCGATCCCCTTGCAGGTCAGCTGGACCTGCGCGGCGGCCGGTGAGGCGCAGTCCCCGCGGCAGGACGATTTCGGGGTCGTCGCGTAG